GGTTTATGATGCCAGGCTAAAGACTTGGACTTGCATGGATTGAATAGCAAGACCTTGTCAtataagaaacaacaaaaaaagaagaaagaaagaaagaaagaaagaaagaaagaaagaaagaaagaaagaaagaagaaagaaaaagaaagaaagaaagaaagaaagaaagaaagaaagaaagaaagaaagaaagaaagaaagaaagagggagagagggaaggaaggaaggaaggaaggaaggaaggaaggaaggaaggaaggaaggaaggaaggaaggaaggtaagtCAGACACAGAGTTGTTCATGTGAAATAAAACCTGAACACAATTTGAGCTTCCAAGGGTAGAAAACACATAGTCAATTGAAAACATACTAAGAAGTGTGATTTTTGAATaagaagtaattttaaaacataagggttctcaaaacaattattttatgttGCTTCACTTGATTATATTTTATCTTGgagctttcatttttaaaatacccaTAAAATAGGATACTTACATTAAGACTCAGTAAAATGAAATGAGACACATAAAAACCTTGCTGTGTGTTCCACGATAttagatgttttcattttttgaattATGAAGATACATTAAAGATAATACTATAAGTTAGACTacttatataaaattaattactaGTATAAACAAGGGAAAGCATAAAACTGTATTATTCTAATACTGGAACAATAAGtagtttaaaattatgtattagaatatatttataaGACAATCCATGGGTTTCCTAATAACAGATCTATTACAGTGTAGCATGTTCTGAACATGTCCATCCATATTTatcacttctttctcttgtccCATTTCTCTTACGAGATGGTTCTCTTTTCcacttttacatgtgtgtgtatgaacatatatatgtTCGACCACAGCAACAAGAGGAAATTCTAATAGTGTTGCAACTGCAGAAGATATAGTATACtttgtaaatatatttgtaaGTCATGGCTTAGATATTATAACAAATCAAGAAATAGCTACAAGAATGTACTGAACAAAACATTTGAACCAACCAAAAATGGACTAATGTAGACTCTTTCACTCATCAGTCTTTATATAAATTGATGGATttggaataaaagaagaaaaatattctttttatctaaatttctcttttatttttctattgtattgCCTGTTGgctttatatgttttgttttgttttatatttttaggatAGGATATCTTTGTGTTTCACTATTTAGaacaggttggccctgaactcagagatcctcctgtctctgccttctgagtgctgggattaaagtcatggacCACCATATATAAGTTGTACTAATTCTCTTCCTACTCGTACCCTTCCCTATTTCACTGCCACCCTTCTTTACAATATGTCCCCTTTCCCATTCATATCTTCTTTTTATCTGtcatcaattgagaaaaattaGAGTTACTTGTGTGAGACTGGGTGGGAAGTTATTCACTGAAGGAACAGGAATTTATCTCTGGCAattccactgaagaaaatgaagccCCTTTAATAACATGAATCAATTGCTCATAATTCTTTCTGTTACCTGCCCCATATTCAGCATCGCAGTACTATGACAATCCCTACACTAGTAgagaaacaatgacaaatatctttTCAGGAGATCATAAAGTACTAAATATCTCTTGAGTAATGTAAACTGGAAATGTATCATTTGGATTTTTCTCTATTCCTACAGGTGTTCTGAAGACTCATGGCTCAGAAAAACTGCACCCAAGTCACACAGTTCATTCTTGTGGGCCTCACAAATCACCAGGAGTTGAACACGCCCCTCTTTGTGGTATTCTTGTCCATCTATCTTTTCACAGCCATAGGCAACCTGGGGCTGATCCTGGTCATTAGAACAGATGCAAGACTCaacacacccatgtacttcttcctcagcaACTTGgcttttgttgatttctgctaCTCCTCTGTCATTACACCCAAGATGCTCGGGAATTTCCTATATAGCAAAAATTTCATATCCTTCAATGCATGTGCTGCCCAGTTAGGCTGCTTTCTCACGTTCATGGTATCGGAGTGCTTGTTATTGGCTTCCATGGCGTATGATAGATACGCAGCCATCTGTAATCCTCTACTCTATATGGTCACAATGTCCCCCAGAATCTGCATCCAGCTTGTAGTTGCGCCCTATACCTATAGCTTCCTGATGGCATTGATTCACACTCTTCTCACCTTTCGCCTGTGCTATTGCCATTCCAATATCATCAATCACTTCTACTGTGATGATATGCCCCTTCTCAGACTTGCTTGCTCAGACACTCAGTACAAACAACTATCTATCTTAGCCTGTGCTGGAATCACATTCATTTCTTCTGTTCTGATTGTTTCTGTTTCCTACATGTTCATTATCTCTGCCATTCTTAGGATGCGCTCAGCTGCAGGAAGACGCAAAGCCTTTTCTACCTGTAGCTCCCATATGATGGCCGTGAGCATCTTCTATGGAACTCTTATCTTTATGTACTTACAGCCAAGTTCTGACCACTCCCTTGATACAGATAAGATGGCCTCTGTCTTCTACACAGTGATCATCCCCATGCTAAACCCCTTGATCTACAGCCTTAGGAACAAGGATGTGAAAGATGCTCTGAAGAAAATCATAGATGGTAGAAACCAGACTTCGGTGTTTAAAGAGCTAagaaattaatttcaataaaCATAGATTTTCACTCTTGGTCTCCCCCCAATATTAGTAAAATgagtttaatatcttaaaattAATTGATGTTCAACAGAAATATTATTAAATCAAACATTtctgtgtcatttttctttttattattttttattttattgaattagattacttttcatataatatattctaacTACAGTTTCTCTTCTCTCAAATTCTTCCAGTTCTTCTTCACCTATCCTTCAATATGAATTCACCTGCTTTCTgtccctcatttaaaaaaaaacagacaattaagggataataataaaatctaataatgtaaacaaaaacaaaccaattggactaggacaaacaaacaaacctaagggaaagagcccaagaaaatgcacaagaaacagaaacagatgcaAAAACTCATTTATTCCTGTATgctcagaaatcccataaaaatgcAAAACCAGCAGCTGTAATAAACCTGTGATGTAAAGGAAAAgaattattgaataaaataaactaaattaaaagtaaaaataaaaataatgtctttATCAAACTCCTTCCTTCAGGACACAGGAAATCATAAaaaaaagaggaggcaggaagtctGTAATAACCAGAGGAGGTGGAGAATACCAAGTAAACAAGCCTTTTTTGGCACAAGAGAGTTGGCGCACATATCAACTCACAGATACAGAAGCAGTGTGCATAGGGCCTGCATGGGTGTGCACCAGATAGGGTCCTAGAGCTAGAAGGAAAAGTGAACACATGTCAACATCCCTAATCCTAAACTATTTCCAaatgataaccacttgcaaatgataaataagttttctccaagggagtctcactgggaaaaCAAACCACTCATAGGGACAGACCACGTTCCCAGACATATGTGGCCAACAGAAAATGAGAGCAGTGGTGTTTTGGAGTTTGTCTtgtaaggacatggaaaaatTTAAGAACTTTGCAAGATTAATCGCTGGTTAGGACACTGGGTTCAAGTAAAAACTAAAGATGTCTCAAGACGTTCCTAGCAGCTATGGAGAAGTGGTCCATACTCTGCATTATGCAAGACCAACTCCCTTGACCCTTAATGAACCCAGCTTGTGGTTTTTGCCTATATGTCAGCCCCAAATGAGGAAGGGGAGTTCTCCCTACTACTGTGTCATATGTAATAGATGAGCTCCCAGCCTGGCTGgagaataaaccttgcttttgcattctggacttgactggattcTGGTAGTCTCTCTGTGGGTCTCAACTTGGGCCCACTCTtatctgaactttttttttaatttttcaaatgtattCTGTGTCCTTTCTTCATAACATTTTTTCCTGACTTTAAAATAATGACTCCAGTTCCCTCCTGAAGGTAGTTTTCAGGGAAATATACTCTACCTGTTTGCTTCCAAAATGTTTCTGGTATTCAGGATAAGCTGTGCCTCTGGCAGACAACCAATaaattaatctttctttcttccttgtcttctaCCTTAAATTCTTTCTACTCCCTTTTCCatgatgatccc
This genomic window from Chionomys nivalis chromosome 2, mChiNiv1.1, whole genome shotgun sequence contains:
- the LOC130863458 gene encoding olfactory receptor 1044-like, yielding MAQKNCTQVTQFILVGLTNHQELNTPLFVVFLSIYLFTAIGNLGLILVIRTDARLNTPMYFFLSNLAFVDFCYSSVITPKMLGNFLYSKNFISFNACAAQLGCFLTFMVSECLLLASMAYDRYAAICNPLLYMVTMSPRICIQLVVAPYTYSFLMALIHTLLTFRLCYCHSNIINHFYCDDMPLLRLACSDTQYKQLSILACAGITFISSVLIVSVSYMFIISAILRMRSAAGRRKAFSTCSSHMMAVSIFYGTLIFMYLQPSSDHSLDTDKMASVFYTVIIPMLNPLIYSLRNKDVKDALKKIIDGRNQTSVFKELRN